A genomic segment from Aspergillus puulaauensis MK2 DNA, chromosome 1, nearly complete sequence encodes:
- a CDS encoding uncharacterized protein (InterPro:IPR011008) — protein MHIPAQTHRESTTQNHPIRSPPLASPTPAVPTQIITLPIRETATIEDPASPDGKIWSQALDILQDWHGFRRLYWGRHVEEAWKVQVLVARETLNQHYAFLSSSQWKALITLLTPLHPPQSQSQPEPEQRISVHHSALQNFTTNAATLSSAPVTGTALYLTTSVPGWEKAWALWTTLVPSVKGCLGCTGGWIAEPVEGHEAYVVYVGWESIQDHDAYHHTKDFARKRVILGLHNSGWRGYGHVRFVGGREVKEGGKREEKL, from the exons ATGCACATCCCAGCACAAACACACCGTGAAAGCACCACCCAAAACCACCCAATCCGCAGCCCCCCGCTCGCATCCCCAACCCCCGCAGTCCCAACGCAGATAATCACCCTCCCCATCCGCGAAACCGCCACAATCGAGGACCCGGCCTCGCCCGACGGCAAAATCTGGAGCCAGGCGCTCGATATCCTGCAGGATTGGCATGGCTTTCGCAGACTCTACTGGGGAAGACACGTCGAGGAAGCATGGAAGGTGCAAGTTCTTGTTG CCCGAGAAACATTAAACCAGCACTACGCCTTCTTATCCTCGTCGCAATGGAAGGCCCTGATAACCCTCCTCACTCCTCTCCACCCTCcacaatcacaatcacagccagaaccagaacaaAGAATTTCAGTCCACCACAGCGCCCTCCAAAACTTCACCACAAACGCCgcaaccctctcctccgccccagTAACCGGCACGGCCTTGTACCTGACAACCTCAGTACCAGGATGGGAAAAGGCATGGGCACTGTGGACAACCCTCGTGCCCTCGGTGAAGGGGTGTCTGGGGTGTACAGGGGGCTGGATCGCGGAACCTGTTGAGGGACACGAAGCTTATGTGGTTTACGTTGGGTGGGAGAGTATCCAGGATCATGATGCTTATCACCATACGAAGGATTttgcgaggaagagggtgatTTTGGGGTTGCATAATTCTGGGTGGAGGGGGTATGGACATGTGAGGTTTgttggggggagggaggtCAAAGAGGGTGGGAAACGGGAGGAGAAGTTGTGA